Proteins encoded together in one Electrophorus electricus isolate fEleEle1 chromosome 9, fEleEle1.pri, whole genome shotgun sequence window:
- the snapc4 gene encoding snRNA-activating protein complex subunit 4 isoform X3 encodes MDGGADRIKMTAPEDILAQRNKIQRQILALESTLGADSSVVDLLSSDSDSDSLSEDSNSGRVGEKVAQDALEAERQQILQEIKELEQTLGPNAALVDALTDSEHGTGSKLVSSDEDSDDEELCLPQDMETCLQMNLVYQEVLKEKLADLERLLNENRQQQEEIETQLSGPSSTSRQPHLKLFLGTFMKPYFKDKLTGLGPPANEETRERCSYGKMPCDEMRIRRWNGWQKTLLIDTVVKDTMKRMQQPKMSKVEYLTGKLSKAEDKEKEELKRQIVLLEKEIKEISSMKEDQLYGSRWDDHDWEKISNIDFEGHRHPEDLMRFWQNYLHPSINKSSWNQDEIEKLSSTVVQYKYCHWDQISEALGTNRSAFMCFQTYQRYISKSFRKRFWTKEEDQILRDLVEKMRIGNFIPYTQMSYFMEGRDHSQIMYRWTAVLDPSIKKGPWSKEEDQLLLKAVEKFGCKDWCKIRLEVPGRTDNACRDRYLDCLRADVKRGTWSAEEVELLKKMVEKYGVGKWSKIASEIPNRIDSQCLNKWRGMMQLATKKGTKRVRKKTPMSLNQGSWPKRRKVIEEEEGAEEEVKSDSNSEDEKVKLEYMDSDGEQAGGNKLDVPSEEEMDHKEEYIQPDIKEWIPAGGFVHPAGTVKTMLVRLPTEEDERDWGRRTGQSVGNSPLTPPCQSKPVRSTVLDHLGNPVKTYVGIEPPALPMWDSCNENAMDKVPVSDVRYLLIWSSNRHHMKAIMRKNKKNPSSAKEQKHAQSYEQETKRVRRHLSRDTTNTPNTQTSLNYALMIAVLPWVGNVMMPLLFSRKKVCEADIVRKRAAVVHLQKTSVFLLFLKALHIDAEGCKKVIEARKALSRRHQPEPITNSKPQTAMQYNPRSSCATMTVAKLLAKKNLQTSSPKPPETEQTPAPPQPTKLPIPRNKPRRKPQQVLQSATQIMRPTLVVPFISQSKTHQGVGTPEPVRQEILPLLQSQGAFEVCQPVLQLVVPVEPWKMAQPEVPLTTLTLRPSSTASPTKSLGEVKTPKTAIPTTSTSSPSTTVPPTKSSGEVKTPKTAPPTTSTSSPSTTLPPTKSSGELKTPKRICRPTMKAQELIENAKIKASEKQKVKKRHGHDDAPTAVLPQTTAWILTPTGLMPLAGIHLTSSGTLGNQNPVMPNIVPQVLFEPPVIVNQNSSFAFVNAVQPSNTTTVSPALVLPGTNVTPPTAKPNLDQSPCLSTASNQHNVSSLLSVNKDSNISTTITNTYSVSGVTNASSVPTILSSPAVQSKVSCSQNQSILSLVPQMTIQSPIIVNQNSSLTLLCDAVRPTVPLNSSVAPKPVASNPVGISQKSMPTSGVNTTKASSLTSVNNVLSFSSASAVTHAPAVRPVSPSFLTLSSPVIQMPSPTFPGNQNQRMPYPQIVSQQPAITKQNGSTALINIAESSITVNGSPAPITNVSPSPSAPSRDPSASAAEISKVSSASSVTNELVSPDSATKTHCVPSGPSSVLNVFTSVVSSEMSAAAPQKNSVHQGPVSIQHRLPVEVRCLPKGQLDANKTAGYTDPSCQILHKTKAPQAKKKPLQPAAAMSKPGPKPDSLPFDPNLMFLEHPGQVKDWIKGNDGISLPYLEEKMPYLPPFVSNINTLACLLKAKQSLLKTAVQLLPEEDQDGSGEEEKVAAVRKLVSEKFKTNPAYLLLKARFLSCFTLPALLATIHPCKESQDSYDNEDDTNDQVMLQIAGSLLSKNECEASEAQFSGIRERMQNDHHTVQR; translated from the exons ATGGATGGAG GTGCTGACAGGATAAAAATGACGGCTCCAGAAGACATCTTGGCgcagagaaacaaaatacaacGTCAGATTTTGGCGCTGGAGTCCACTCTAGGCGCCGATAGTAGCGTTGTAGATTTGCTGTCATCGGACAGCGACAGTG ATAGTTTGTCTGAGGACAGTAACAGTGGACGTGTAGGGGAGAAAGTG GCGCAAGATGCCCTGGAGGCAGAGCGGCAGCAAATACTGCAAGAGATTAAGGAGTTAGAGCAAACACTTGGTCCAAATGCAGCACTCGTTGATGCCCTGACAG ATAGTGAACATGGCACTGGCAGTAAACTGGTTTCT AGTGATGAAGATAGTGATGATGAGGAGCTGTGTCTTCCTCAAGACATGGAGACCTGCCTGCAGATGAATTTGGTCTATCAGGAGGTGCTGAAAGAGAAACTAGCTGACTTGGAGCGCCTCCTTAATGAAAATCGCCAGCAGCAG GAAGAGATTGAAACCCAGCTTTCTGGACCATCTTCCACTTCAAGGCAGCCTCACTTGAAACTCTTCCTTGGCACCTTTATGAAACCATATTTTAAAGACAAGCTCACTGGTCTG GGCCCGCCTGCAAATGAAGAAACCAGAGAGAGGTGTAGTTATGGAAAAATGCCCTGTGATGAGATGAGAATCAGAAGAT GGAATGGTTGGCAAAAAACTTTGCTGATTGACACAGTTGTCAAAGACACTATGAAACGCATGCAGCAGCCAAAGATGTCCAA ggTGGAATACTTAACTGGAAAACTATCTAAAGCAGAAGATAAGGAAAAAGAAGAACTAAAAAGACAAATTGTTCTTCTGGAGAAGGAAATCAAAGAAATTAG CTCAATGAAGGAAGACCAGCTGTATGGAAGTCGCTGGGATGATCATGACTGGgagaaaatatcaaatattgaT TTTGAGGGCCATCGACATCCTGAGGATTTGATGAGGTTCTGGCAAAATTACCTGCATCCCTCCATTAACAAATCATCATGGAATCAGGATGAAATCGAGAAGCTCAGTAGCACTGTGGTACAGTACAAATACTGCCACTGGGATCAAATCTCAGAGGCTCTCGGG ACCAATAGGTCAGCTTTCATGTGCTTCCAGACATACCAGCGCTACATCTCTAAAAGCTTTAGAAAGAGATTTTGGACTAAAGAGGAGGACCAGATCCTCCGAGACCTTGTGGAGAAGATGAGAATTGGCAACTTCATACCATACACTCAAA TGTCATATTTTATGGAGGGTCGCGATCACTCACAGATCATGTACCGCTGGACAGCTGTCCTTGATCCTTCGATAAAGAAGGGCCCTTGGTCAAAAGAAGAGGACCAG TTATTACTAAAAGCTGTGGAGAAGTTTGGGTGCAAGGACTGGTGTAAAATCAGACTGGAGGTTCCAGGCAGGACGGACAATGCTTGTCGGGACAG GTATCTGGATTGCCTCCGGGCGGATGTGAAAAGAGGCACATGGAGTGCAGAAGAAGTTGAATTGCTGAAAAAAATGGTTGAGAAATATGGTGTTG GTAAATGGTCCAAGATTGCCTCGGAAATTCCAAACCGGATTGACTCTCAGTGTTTGAACAAGTGGAGAGGGATGATGCAGTTAGCTACG aaaaaaggcacaaaaagagtaagaaagaaaacaccaatGAGTCTCAATCAAGGTTCCTGGCCAAAGAGGAGAAAAGTGATCGAGGAGGAAGAAGGGGCCGAAGAGGAAGTCAAATCGGACTCCAACTCTGAAGACGAAAAGGTAAAATTGGAATACATGGACAGCGATGGGGAACAGGCAGGAGGTAACAAATTGGATGTCCCCTCGGAAGAGGAGATGGACCATAAAGAAGAATACATCCAACCTGACATAAAGGAGTGGATCCCTGCCGGTGGGTTTGTGCATCCTGCGGGGACCGTAAAAACCATGCTAGTCAGGTTGCCCACTGAGGAGGACGAGCGGGATTGGGGAAGGCGCACAGGTCAAAGTGTCGGCAACAGCCCCCTGACACCGCCCTGTCAGTCAAAGCCTGTTCGAAGCACTGTGCTGGATCACCTGGGGAACCCTGTTAAGACTTATGTGGGTATAGAACCACCTGCTTTACCAATGTGG GACTCCTGCAATGAAAATGCTATGGACAAAGTGCCTGTTAGCGATGTTCGATACTTACTCATTTGGAGCAGTAATAGACATCATATGAAAGCA atAATGcgcaagaacaaaaaaaacccatcttcAGCCAAGGAACAAAAGCATGCACAAAGTTACGAGCAGGAGACCAAAAGAGTGAGGAGGCATCTGAGTAGAGacaccacaaacacccccaacacacagacCAGCCTCAACTATGCTCTCATGATTGCTGTCCTTCCATGGGTTGGCAATGTGATGATGCCTCTCCTTTTCAGCAGAAAGAAAGTTTGTGAAG CTGATATTGTCCGAAAAAGAGCAGCAGTTGTCCATCTCCAAAAAACGTCAgtttttttgctctttctgaAG GCCCTTCACATCGATGCTGAAGGGTGCAAGAAAGTCATCGAGGCTCGCAAGGCGTTG TCACGGAGACATCAGCCTGAGCCAATCACTAATTCAAAACCCCAAACAG CCATGCAGTACAATCCTCGTTCCAGTTGTGCTACCATGACAGTGGCTAAGCTTCTTGCCAAAAAAAATCTGCAGACGAGTAGTCCCAAACCGCCAGAGACTGAACAGACTCCTGCACCCCCACAGCCAACCAAGCTGCCAATACCAAGAAATAAACCTCGAAGGAAGCCACAACAGGTCTTGCAGTCTGCTACTCAGATCATGAGGCCTACTCTGGTGGTCCCTTTTATCAGCCAGTCAAAAACACATCAGGGAGTGGGTACTCCGGAGCCTGTTAGACAGGAAATTTTACCTCTTCTACAATCACAGGGTGCCTTTGAAGTTTGTCAGCCAGTATTGCAGTTGGTTGTACCTGTAGAACCTTGGAAGATGGCACAGCCAGAAGTCCCTCTTACTACATTAACTTTGAGACCATCCTCTACTGCATCTCCTACAAAGAGCTTGGGGGAAGTAAAGACCCCCAAAACAGCTATTCCTACAACCTCAACATCTAGCCCATCCACTACTGTACCTCCTACAAAGAGCTCAGGAGAAGTAAAGACCCCCAAAACAGCACCTCCTACAACATCCACATCTAGCCCATCCACCACTCTACCTCCTACAAAAAGCTCAGGAGAATTAAAGACCCCAAAACGCATCTGCAGACCCACAATGAAAGCCCAAGAACTGATAGAGAATGCTAAAATCAAGGCTtctgagaaacagaaagttAAAAAGAGACACGGTCATGATGATGCCCCCACGGCTGTGTTACCACAAACTACAGCTTGGATTCTAACTCCTACTGGTCTGATGCCTCTGGCTGGAATTCATCTTACATCTTCTGGTACCCTTGGTAATCAGAACCCAGTGATGCCTAACATTGTTCCTCAGGTGTTATTTGAACCACCAGTCATAGTGAACCAAAATAGCTCTTTCGCATTTGTCAATGCTGTGCAACCAAGCAATACAACAACTGTCTCTCCAGCCCTTGTCTTACCTGGAACTAATGTTACACCTCCAACAGCTAAACCAAACCTTGATCAGAGCCCTTGCCTTTCCACTGCCTCAAACCAACACAATGTTTCTTCACTTCTCTCTGTTAATAAAGACTCCAATATCTCAACTACTATCACAAATACATATAGTGTTTCTGGAGTTACTAATGCTAGTAGTGTGCCCACCATTCTTAGTAGCCCTGCAGTTCAGTCTAAAGTCTCATGTAGTCAAAATCAATCCATCTTGAGTCTTGTTCCCCAAATGACAATTCAGTCACCTATAATAGTCAACCAGAATAGTTCCCTTACTCTCCTCTGTGATGCTGTGAGACCCACAGTTCCCTTAAATTCCTCTGTGGCCCCTAAACCTGTTGCATCCAACCCTGTAGGAATAAGTCAAAAATCTATGCCAACATCTGGTGTGAACACCACCAAAGCCTCTTCATTAACTTCTGTCAATAATGTTCTCAGTTTCTCTTCAGCTTCTGCTGTTACACATGCACCTGCTGTCCGACCAGTCAGTCCCAGCTTTTTGACCCTTTCAAGTCCTGTAATTCAGATGCCTTCGCCTACTTTTCCAGGTAATCAGAATCAAAGAATGCCATACCCTCAGATAGTAAGTCAGCAACCAGCCATAACGAAACAGAATGGCTCCACGGCACTCATAAACATTGCAGAATCAAGTATAACAGTGAATGGCTCGCCAGCCCCTATTACAAATGTTTCTCCCAGCCCTTCAGCACCCAGTAGAGACCCTTCAGCATCTGCTGCAGAGATCTCCAAGGTCTCCTCTGCTTCCTCTGTTACTAATGAACTTGTGTCCCCAGACTctgcaacaaaaacacactgtgtaCCTTCAGGCCCCTCTTCAGTTTTGAATGTATTCACATCTGTGGTTAGCAGTGAAATGTCTGCAGCTGCTCCACAGAAGAATTCTGTGCACCAGGGCCCAGTCTCCATCCAACACAGGTTACCAGTTGAAGTAAGATGTCTACCTAAAGGTCAGTTGGATGCTAATAAAACTGCTGGCTATACTGACCCTAGTTGTCAAATTTTGCATAAGACGAAAGCCCCCCAGGCCAAAAAGAAACCACTTCAGCCAGCAGCAGCCATGTCTAAACCTGGTCCTAAACCTGATTCTCTACCTTTTGATCCAAACCTGATGTTCCTTGAGCATCCTGGACAAGTGAAGGACTGGATTAAAGGGAACGATGGGATTTCACTGCCTTATCTGGAGGAAAAAATGCCTTATCTTCCCCCTTTTGTCAGCAATATCAATACACTGGCCTGTTTACTCAAAGCAAAACAGTCTTTGTTGAAGACAGCAGTGCAGCTCTTACCTGAAGAAGACCAAGACGGCAGTGGGGAGGAAGAAAAGGTAGCCGCTGTCCGTAAACTGGTATCCGAAAAATTCAAAACCAACCCAGCATACTTGCTTCTGAAGGCACGCTTTTTGTCATGTTTTACCTTACCTGCCCTTCTGGCCACCATACATCCATGCAAGGAGTCACAGGACAGTTATGATAATGAAGATGACACCAATGACCAAGTCATGCTCCAGATTGCA GGATCTCTGCTCAGCAAAAATGAATGCGAAGCATCAGAAGCACAGTTTTCTGGGATCAGGGAAAGAATGCAAAATGACCATCACACAGTACAGAGATAG
- the snapc4 gene encoding snRNA-activating protein complex subunit 4 isoform X2 yields the protein MTAPEDILAQRNKIQRQILALESTLGADSSVVDLLSSDSDSDSLSEDSNSGRVGEKVAQDALEAERQQILQEIKELEQTLGPNAALVDALTDSEHGTGSKLVSSDEDSDDEELCLPQDMETCLQMNLVYQEVLKEKLADLERLLNENRQQQEEIETQLSGPSSTSRQPHLKLFLGTFMKPYFKDKLTGLGPPANEETRERCSYGKMPCDEMRIRRWNGWQKTLLIDTVVKDTMKRMQQPKMSKVEYLTGKLSKAEDKEKEELKRQIVLLEKEIKEISSMKEDQLYGSRWDDHDWEKISNIDFEGHRHPEDLMRFWQNYLHPSINKSSWNQDEIEKLSSTVVQYKYCHWDQISEALGTNRSAFMCFQTYQRYISKSFRKRFWTKEEDQILRDLVEKMRIGNFIPYTQMSYFMEGRDHSQIMYRWTAVLDPSIKKGPWSKEEDQLLLKAVEKFGCKDWCKIRLEVPGRTDNACRDRYLDCLRADVKRGTWSAEEVELLKKMVEKYGVGKWSKIASEIPNRIDSQCLNKWRGMMQLATKKGTKRVRKKTPMSLNQGSWPKRRKVIEEEEGAEEEVKSDSNSEDEKVKLEYMDSDGEQAGGNKLDVPSEEEMDHKEEYIQPDIKEWIPAGGFVHPAGTVKTMLVRLPTEEDERDWGRRTGQSVGNSPLTPPCQSKPVRSTVLDHLGNPVKTYVGIEPPALPMWDSCNENAMDKVPVSDVRYLLIWSSNRHHMKAIMRKNKKNPSSAKEQKHAQSYEQETKRVRRHLSRDTTNTPNTQTSLNYALMIAVLPWVGNVMMPLLFSRKKVCEADIVRKRAAVVHLQKTSVFLLFLKALHIDAEGCKKVIEARKALVSRTSSVKCTQSRRHQPEPITNSKPQTAMQYNPRSSCATMTVAKLLAKKNLQTSSPKPPETEQTPAPPQPTKLPIPRNKPRRKPQQVLQSATQIMRPTLVVPFISQSKTHQGVGTPEPVRQEILPLLQSQGAFEVCQPVLQLVVPVEPWKMAQPEVPLTTLTLRPSSTASPTKSLGEVKTPKTAIPTTSTSSPSTTVPPTKSSGEVKTPKTAPPTTSTSSPSTTLPPTKSSGELKTPKRICRPTMKAQELIENAKIKASEKQKVKKRHGHDDAPTAVLPQTTAWILTPTGLMPLAGIHLTSSGTLGNQNPVMPNIVPQVLFEPPVIVNQNSSFAFVNAVQPSNTTTVSPALVLPGTNVTPPTAKPNLDQSPCLSTASNQHNVSSLLSVNKDSNISTTITNTYSVSGVTNASSVPTILSSPAVQSKVSCSQNQSILSLVPQMTIQSPIIVNQNSSLTLLCDAVRPTVPLNSSVAPKPVASNPVGISQKSMPTSGVNTTKASSLTSVNNVLSFSSASAVTHAPAVRPVSPSFLTLSSPVIQMPSPTFPGNQNQRMPYPQIVSQQPAITKQNGSTALINIAESSITVNGSPAPITNVSPSPSAPSRDPSASAAEISKVSSASSVTNELVSPDSATKTHCVPSGPSSVLNVFTSVVSSEMSAAAPQKNSVHQGPVSIQHRLPVEVRCLPKGQLDANKTAGYTDPSCQILHKTKAPQAKKKPLQPAAAMSKPGPKPDSLPFDPNLMFLEHPGQVKDWIKGNDGISLPYLEEKMPYLPPFVSNINTLACLLKAKQSLLKTAVQLLPEEDQDGSGEEEKVAAVRKLVSEKFKTNPAYLLLKARFLSCFTLPALLATIHPCKESQDSYDNEDDTNDQVMLQIAGSLLSKNECEASEAQFSGIRERMQNDHHTVQR from the exons ATGACGGCTCCAGAAGACATCTTGGCgcagagaaacaaaatacaacGTCAGATTTTGGCGCTGGAGTCCACTCTAGGCGCCGATAGTAGCGTTGTAGATTTGCTGTCATCGGACAGCGACAGTG ATAGTTTGTCTGAGGACAGTAACAGTGGACGTGTAGGGGAGAAAGTG GCGCAAGATGCCCTGGAGGCAGAGCGGCAGCAAATACTGCAAGAGATTAAGGAGTTAGAGCAAACACTTGGTCCAAATGCAGCACTCGTTGATGCCCTGACAG ATAGTGAACATGGCACTGGCAGTAAACTGGTTTCT AGTGATGAAGATAGTGATGATGAGGAGCTGTGTCTTCCTCAAGACATGGAGACCTGCCTGCAGATGAATTTGGTCTATCAGGAGGTGCTGAAAGAGAAACTAGCTGACTTGGAGCGCCTCCTTAATGAAAATCGCCAGCAGCAG GAAGAGATTGAAACCCAGCTTTCTGGACCATCTTCCACTTCAAGGCAGCCTCACTTGAAACTCTTCCTTGGCACCTTTATGAAACCATATTTTAAAGACAAGCTCACTGGTCTG GGCCCGCCTGCAAATGAAGAAACCAGAGAGAGGTGTAGTTATGGAAAAATGCCCTGTGATGAGATGAGAATCAGAAGAT GGAATGGTTGGCAAAAAACTTTGCTGATTGACACAGTTGTCAAAGACACTATGAAACGCATGCAGCAGCCAAAGATGTCCAA ggTGGAATACTTAACTGGAAAACTATCTAAAGCAGAAGATAAGGAAAAAGAAGAACTAAAAAGACAAATTGTTCTTCTGGAGAAGGAAATCAAAGAAATTAG CTCAATGAAGGAAGACCAGCTGTATGGAAGTCGCTGGGATGATCATGACTGGgagaaaatatcaaatattgaT TTTGAGGGCCATCGACATCCTGAGGATTTGATGAGGTTCTGGCAAAATTACCTGCATCCCTCCATTAACAAATCATCATGGAATCAGGATGAAATCGAGAAGCTCAGTAGCACTGTGGTACAGTACAAATACTGCCACTGGGATCAAATCTCAGAGGCTCTCGGG ACCAATAGGTCAGCTTTCATGTGCTTCCAGACATACCAGCGCTACATCTCTAAAAGCTTTAGAAAGAGATTTTGGACTAAAGAGGAGGACCAGATCCTCCGAGACCTTGTGGAGAAGATGAGAATTGGCAACTTCATACCATACACTCAAA TGTCATATTTTATGGAGGGTCGCGATCACTCACAGATCATGTACCGCTGGACAGCTGTCCTTGATCCTTCGATAAAGAAGGGCCCTTGGTCAAAAGAAGAGGACCAG TTATTACTAAAAGCTGTGGAGAAGTTTGGGTGCAAGGACTGGTGTAAAATCAGACTGGAGGTTCCAGGCAGGACGGACAATGCTTGTCGGGACAG GTATCTGGATTGCCTCCGGGCGGATGTGAAAAGAGGCACATGGAGTGCAGAAGAAGTTGAATTGCTGAAAAAAATGGTTGAGAAATATGGTGTTG GTAAATGGTCCAAGATTGCCTCGGAAATTCCAAACCGGATTGACTCTCAGTGTTTGAACAAGTGGAGAGGGATGATGCAGTTAGCTACG aaaaaaggcacaaaaagagtaagaaagaaaacaccaatGAGTCTCAATCAAGGTTCCTGGCCAAAGAGGAGAAAAGTGATCGAGGAGGAAGAAGGGGCCGAAGAGGAAGTCAAATCGGACTCCAACTCTGAAGACGAAAAGGTAAAATTGGAATACATGGACAGCGATGGGGAACAGGCAGGAGGTAACAAATTGGATGTCCCCTCGGAAGAGGAGATGGACCATAAAGAAGAATACATCCAACCTGACATAAAGGAGTGGATCCCTGCCGGTGGGTTTGTGCATCCTGCGGGGACCGTAAAAACCATGCTAGTCAGGTTGCCCACTGAGGAGGACGAGCGGGATTGGGGAAGGCGCACAGGTCAAAGTGTCGGCAACAGCCCCCTGACACCGCCCTGTCAGTCAAAGCCTGTTCGAAGCACTGTGCTGGATCACCTGGGGAACCCTGTTAAGACTTATGTGGGTATAGAACCACCTGCTTTACCAATGTGG GACTCCTGCAATGAAAATGCTATGGACAAAGTGCCTGTTAGCGATGTTCGATACTTACTCATTTGGAGCAGTAATAGACATCATATGAAAGCA atAATGcgcaagaacaaaaaaaacccatcttcAGCCAAGGAACAAAAGCATGCACAAAGTTACGAGCAGGAGACCAAAAGAGTGAGGAGGCATCTGAGTAGAGacaccacaaacacccccaacacacagacCAGCCTCAACTATGCTCTCATGATTGCTGTCCTTCCATGGGTTGGCAATGTGATGATGCCTCTCCTTTTCAGCAGAAAGAAAGTTTGTGAAG CTGATATTGTCCGAAAAAGAGCAGCAGTTGTCCATCTCCAAAAAACGTCAgtttttttgctctttctgaAG GCCCTTCACATCGATGCTGAAGGGTGCAAGAAAGTCATCGAGGCTCGCAAGGCGTTGGTAAGCCGCACATCCTCAGTCAAGTGCACTCAG TCACGGAGACATCAGCCTGAGCCAATCACTAATTCAAAACCCCAAACAG CCATGCAGTACAATCCTCGTTCCAGTTGTGCTACCATGACAGTGGCTAAGCTTCTTGCCAAAAAAAATCTGCAGACGAGTAGTCCCAAACCGCCAGAGACTGAACAGACTCCTGCACCCCCACAGCCAACCAAGCTGCCAATACCAAGAAATAAACCTCGAAGGAAGCCACAACAGGTCTTGCAGTCTGCTACTCAGATCATGAGGCCTACTCTGGTGGTCCCTTTTATCAGCCAGTCAAAAACACATCAGGGAGTGGGTACTCCGGAGCCTGTTAGACAGGAAATTTTACCTCTTCTACAATCACAGGGTGCCTTTGAAGTTTGTCAGCCAGTATTGCAGTTGGTTGTACCTGTAGAACCTTGGAAGATGGCACAGCCAGAAGTCCCTCTTACTACATTAACTTTGAGACCATCCTCTACTGCATCTCCTACAAAGAGCTTGGGGGAAGTAAAGACCCCCAAAACAGCTATTCCTACAACCTCAACATCTAGCCCATCCACTACTGTACCTCCTACAAAGAGCTCAGGAGAAGTAAAGACCCCCAAAACAGCACCTCCTACAACATCCACATCTAGCCCATCCACCACTCTACCTCCTACAAAAAGCTCAGGAGAATTAAAGACCCCAAAACGCATCTGCAGACCCACAATGAAAGCCCAAGAACTGATAGAGAATGCTAAAATCAAGGCTtctgagaaacagaaagttAAAAAGAGACACGGTCATGATGATGCCCCCACGGCTGTGTTACCACAAACTACAGCTTGGATTCTAACTCCTACTGGTCTGATGCCTCTGGCTGGAATTCATCTTACATCTTCTGGTACCCTTGGTAATCAGAACCCAGTGATGCCTAACATTGTTCCTCAGGTGTTATTTGAACCACCAGTCATAGTGAACCAAAATAGCTCTTTCGCATTTGTCAATGCTGTGCAACCAAGCAATACAACAACTGTCTCTCCAGCCCTTGTCTTACCTGGAACTAATGTTACACCTCCAACAGCTAAACCAAACCTTGATCAGAGCCCTTGCCTTTCCACTGCCTCAAACCAACACAATGTTTCTTCACTTCTCTCTGTTAATAAAGACTCCAATATCTCAACTACTATCACAAATACATATAGTGTTTCTGGAGTTACTAATGCTAGTAGTGTGCCCACCATTCTTAGTAGCCCTGCAGTTCAGTCTAAAGTCTCATGTAGTCAAAATCAATCCATCTTGAGTCTTGTTCCCCAAATGACAATTCAGTCACCTATAATAGTCAACCAGAATAGTTCCCTTACTCTCCTCTGTGATGCTGTGAGACCCACAGTTCCCTTAAATTCCTCTGTGGCCCCTAAACCTGTTGCATCCAACCCTGTAGGAATAAGTCAAAAATCTATGCCAACATCTGGTGTGAACACCACCAAAGCCTCTTCATTAACTTCTGTCAATAATGTTCTCAGTTTCTCTTCAGCTTCTGCTGTTACACATGCACCTGCTGTCCGACCAGTCAGTCCCAGCTTTTTGACCCTTTCAAGTCCTGTAATTCAGATGCCTTCGCCTACTTTTCCAGGTAATCAGAATCAAAGAATGCCATACCCTCAGATAGTAAGTCAGCAACCAGCCATAACGAAACAGAATGGCTCCACGGCACTCATAAACATTGCAGAATCAAGTATAACAGTGAATGGCTCGCCAGCCCCTATTACAAATGTTTCTCCCAGCCCTTCAGCACCCAGTAGAGACCCTTCAGCATCTGCTGCAGAGATCTCCAAGGTCTCCTCTGCTTCCTCTGTTACTAATGAACTTGTGTCCCCAGACTctgcaacaaaaacacactgtgtaCCTTCAGGCCCCTCTTCAGTTTTGAATGTATTCACATCTGTGGTTAGCAGTGAAATGTCTGCAGCTGCTCCACAGAAGAATTCTGTGCACCAGGGCCCAGTCTCCATCCAACACAGGTTACCAGTTGAAGTAAGATGTCTACCTAAAGGTCAGTTGGATGCTAATAAAACTGCTGGCTATACTGACCCTAGTTGTCAAATTTTGCATAAGACGAAAGCCCCCCAGGCCAAAAAGAAACCACTTCAGCCAGCAGCAGCCATGTCTAAACCTGGTCCTAAACCTGATTCTCTACCTTTTGATCCAAACCTGATGTTCCTTGAGCATCCTGGACAAGTGAAGGACTGGATTAAAGGGAACGATGGGATTTCACTGCCTTATCTGGAGGAAAAAATGCCTTATCTTCCCCCTTTTGTCAGCAATATCAATACACTGGCCTGTTTACTCAAAGCAAAACAGTCTTTGTTGAAGACAGCAGTGCAGCTCTTACCTGAAGAAGACCAAGACGGCAGTGGGGAGGAAGAAAAGGTAGCCGCTGTCCGTAAACTGGTATCCGAAAAATTCAAAACCAACCCAGCATACTTGCTTCTGAAGGCACGCTTTTTGTCATGTTTTACCTTACCTGCCCTTCTGGCCACCATACATCCATGCAAGGAGTCACAGGACAGTTATGATAATGAAGATGACACCAATGACCAAGTCATGCTCCAGATTGCA GGATCTCTGCTCAGCAAAAATGAATGCGAAGCATCAGAAGCACAGTTTTCTGGGATCAGGGAAAGAATGCAAAATGACCATCACACAGTACAGAGATAG